Proteins encoded in a region of the Saccharothrix ecbatanensis genome:
- a CDS encoding cupin domain-containing protein: MDFRRLEHENLVRAYGLDMKLLYPWDGLTAPFRGAWCVLRPGDQSAQHAHHEHEIFIGMAGNAEVIAEGKSHEFAAGDLVFLKPGIEHYLVNNHDKDFSYYAIWWDRAMSDEFVAHETGRAESHD, encoded by the coding sequence GTGGATTTCCGAAGGCTCGAACACGAGAACCTGGTGCGGGCCTACGGACTGGACATGAAGCTGCTCTACCCGTGGGACGGGCTAACGGCGCCGTTTCGAGGGGCGTGGTGCGTGTTACGTCCCGGTGACCAGTCGGCGCAGCACGCCCACCACGAGCACGAAATCTTCATCGGAATGGCCGGAAACGCCGAAGTGATCGCCGAGGGCAAGTCGCACGAGTTCGCGGCGGGGGACCTGGTGTTCCTGAAGCCGGGGATCGAGCACTACCTGGTCAACAATCACGACAAGGATTTCTCCTACTACGCGATCTGGTGGGACCGCGCGATGTCGGACGAGTTCGTCGCGCACGAGACCGGTCGGGCCGAGTCCCATGACTGA
- a CDS encoding response regulator transcription factor, with translation MNGSTLQWQPEYRDRRRAANLPPGLDAGEKSGDPAVLTVLIADIQPAVRHWVRSALESADGITVVGETATANTTIAEVARRTPDVLVIDPQLGRTSPVDVISGVLRVAPETGILVLSAVDDDAVVTAAIQAGVRGYLVRDTDQAQIVRGVRVVAAGEMIVGRAIARRFGSLVRQDSEQEPYPFPELTARERDVLDGIAAGRSNAVIAADLGLSPKTVSNRVSSIFGKLGVADRAQAIVLARDVGLGRG, from the coding sequence GTGAACGGTTCCACGCTTCAATGGCAGCCCGAGTACCGCGACCGGCGACGTGCGGCGAACCTGCCGCCCGGGCTCGACGCAGGCGAGAAAAGCGGGGACCCCGCCGTCCTGACCGTGTTGATCGCCGACATCCAGCCGGCGGTCCGCCACTGGGTTCGGTCCGCGCTCGAATCCGCCGACGGGATCACCGTGGTCGGTGAGACGGCCACCGCGAACACGACCATCGCCGAAGTCGCGCGGCGTACGCCGGACGTGCTGGTCATAGATCCGCAACTCGGCAGAACCTCACCCGTGGACGTGATAAGCGGCGTGCTCCGGGTCGCGCCGGAAACCGGGATTCTCGTGCTGAGCGCGGTCGATGACGACGCGGTGGTCACGGCCGCGATCCAGGCCGGTGTGCGCGGATATCTGGTCAGGGACACCGATCAGGCTCAGATCGTTCGCGGCGTGCGGGTCGTCGCGGCAGGCGAGATGATCGTCGGCAGAGCGATCGCCCGCCGGTTCGGCTCCCTCGTGCGCCAGGACTCGGAACAGGAGCCGTACCCGTTTCCCGAGCTGACGGCCAGGGAGCGCGATGTGCTCGACGGCATCGCGGCGGGCAGGTCGAACGCGGTCATCGCCGCTGATCTCGGGCTGTCCCCCAAGACCGTCAGCAACCGCGTTTCCTCGATCTTCGGCAAACTCGGAGTGGCCGACCGCGCGCAGGCGATAGTCCTGGCCCGGGACGTGGGCCTCGGGCGCGGCTGA
- a CDS encoding FAD-dependent oxidoreductase produces the protein MRERRVDGWESMMEITVVGAGMAGAFLALSLGRQGHAVTVFDRRPDPRATDSTASSMNLGLSRRGLSALGRLGLSEEVMRFVVPMRGRLLHNTDGGLRFSAYGDGGILAIQRRDLSALLVDAACREPTVRFVFDTRCTGVDRDLPSASFIDPNGQSLVVKSDVVVGADGAFSVVRRHMHHDRRAEFSQSYLEWGWRELHIPAAEDGSHRMADDVFHLWPRGDIMMFAHPNLDGSFTCSCVLPFHGEHGFDSLRTVEDVESLFRTHFPDVVPLVPDLGETFLRRPTFDLVTISTAPWSHEGKVVLIGDACHAVYPFLAQGMNSALEDALELADSLAHHPTDTSAALTRYSERRKPNTDALATMSHRNFAELRDTVRSPAVRLERACDALLGRLLNDRWVSLHAMITNTTIPYARALHRATRQHRVLQGLAATAAVAAVAGIVRAVRR, from the coding sequence ATGCGTGAACGACGAGTCGATGGCTGGGAGTCCATGATGGAGATAACTGTTGTGGGTGCGGGTATGGCGGGAGCATTCCTGGCACTCTCCTTGGGCAGGCAGGGCCATGCGGTGACGGTGTTCGACCGCAGACCGGACCCGAGGGCGACCGACAGCACGGCCTCGTCGATGAACCTCGGGCTGTCGAGGCGGGGCCTGTCGGCACTGGGCCGCCTGGGGCTGTCGGAGGAGGTGATGCGGTTCGTCGTGCCGATGCGTGGTCGACTGCTGCACAACACCGACGGTGGTCTGCGGTTCTCGGCCTACGGCGACGGCGGCATCCTGGCCATCCAGCGGCGGGACCTGAGTGCGCTGCTGGTCGACGCGGCCTGCCGGGAGCCGACCGTCCGGTTCGTGTTCGACACGCGCTGCACGGGCGTGGACCGCGACCTGCCTTCGGCGTCCTTCATCGACCCGAACGGGCAGTCGCTCGTGGTGAAGTCGGATGTCGTGGTGGGTGCGGACGGCGCGTTCTCGGTGGTGCGCAGGCACATGCACCACGACCGACGCGCGGAGTTCTCCCAGAGCTACCTGGAGTGGGGCTGGCGGGAACTGCACATCCCGGCGGCCGAGGACGGCAGCCACCGGATGGCCGACGACGTGTTCCACCTCTGGCCCCGCGGCGACATCATGATGTTCGCCCACCCCAACCTCGACGGCTCCTTCACCTGCTCCTGTGTCCTGCCGTTCCACGGAGAGCACGGCTTCGACTCGCTGCGGACGGTCGAGGACGTGGAGTCCCTGTTCCGCACCCACTTCCCCGACGTCGTGCCCTTGGTCCCCGACCTGGGCGAGACCTTCCTGCGGCGGCCCACGTTCGACCTCGTGACCATCAGCACCGCCCCGTGGAGCCACGAGGGCAAGGTGGTGCTGATCGGCGACGCCTGCCACGCGGTCTACCCGTTCCTGGCCCAGGGCATGAACTCGGCCTTGGAGGACGCGCTGGAGCTGGCGGACAGCCTGGCCCACCACCCCACCGACACCTCGGCGGCTCTGACGAGGTACAGCGAGCGCCGCAAGCCGAACACCGACGCCCTGGCCACCATGTCCCACCGCAACTTCGCCGAGCTGCGCGACACGGTGCGCTCCCCGGCGGTCCGTCTGGAGCGGGCCTGCGACGCCCTGCTGGGGAGGCTCCTGAACGACCGCTGGGTGTCCCTGCACGCCATGATCACCAACACCACCATCCCGTACGCCCGGGCCCTGCACCGGGCGACCCGGCAACACCGCGTCCTCCAGGGCCTTGCCGCCACCGCGGCAGTGGCGGCCGTGGCGGGCATCGTCCGCGCGGTCCGGCGCTGA
- a CDS encoding NAD(P)/FAD-dependent oxidoreductase, with protein sequence MASIAVVGAGVTGLVTAIGFARAGHRVTVLDRGRIPNPASTSSDQHRALRVLHPGDPDATRRSAESRRRWSELESLLRTSIFRPVGVVTACTPDELDLTLSTAAAAGLPTAAVAPRDLPPVVLPAGTSGALDPLAGVLLADRFLRAASAWLAEHPMVELRPGCPVAGVDDNRVMLADGTAHAADVVLVAAGPWSTDLVGPPVVLHRQTMVYLRPPKRLERWWASAPGVGRIGADRRAWLLPPGDGTLLKISSDVVCREVATTEDPDTAPWVDRLLAEPILADLAEYTVVAARDCHYASDPVTAGPVLARVRPSVWSRPACGGSGFSSAPLVAKEVLGAVMKVDA encoded by the coding sequence ATGGCCTCGATCGCCGTCGTCGGCGCGGGTGTCACCGGGCTGGTGACCGCGATCGGCTTCGCGCGTGCCGGCCATCGCGTGACCGTGCTCGACCGCGGTCGCATCCCGAACCCGGCGTCGACATCCTCCGACCAGCACCGGGCACTGCGCGTGCTGCACCCCGGCGATCCCGACGCCACCCGGCGCTCGGCCGAGTCCCGCCGCCGCTGGTCGGAGCTGGAGTCGCTGCTGCGGACCAGTATCTTCAGGCCGGTCGGCGTCGTCACCGCGTGCACCCCGGACGAGCTCGACCTGACCCTGAGCACCGCTGCCGCGGCGGGGCTGCCCACAGCCGCCGTCGCGCCGCGAGACCTGCCGCCTGTGGTGCTCCCGGCTGGGACGAGCGGAGCACTCGACCCGCTCGCGGGTGTGCTGCTGGCCGACCGGTTCCTGCGCGCGGCCTCCGCGTGGCTGGCCGAACACCCCATGGTCGAACTGCGGCCGGGATGCCCTGTCGCGGGCGTGGACGACAACCGGGTGATGCTGGCCGACGGCACCGCGCACGCCGCGGACGTCGTGCTGGTCGCGGCGGGACCGTGGAGCACCGACCTGGTGGGGCCGCCCGTCGTGCTGCACCGCCAGACCATGGTCTACCTGCGCCCTCCCAAGCGCCTGGAGCGCTGGTGGGCGTCGGCACCAGGGGTGGGCCGGATCGGCGCCGACCGTCGGGCCTGGCTGCTGCCACCGGGGGACGGCACGCTGCTCAAGATCAGCTCGGACGTGGTGTGCCGGGAGGTCGCGACGACCGAGGACCCGGATACCGCACCGTGGGTCGACCGGCTGCTCGCCGAGCCGATCCTCGCCGATCTCGCGGAGTACACCGTGGTGGCGGCGCGGGACTGCCACTACGCGTCCGATCCCGTCACCGCGGGCCCGGTGCTCGCCAGGGTCCGCCCGTCGGTCTGGTCCCGCCCCGCCTGCGGTGGAAGCGGGTTCAGCTCCGCACCGCTTGTCGCGAAGGAAGTCCTCGGCGCTGTCATGAAGGTCGATGCGTGA
- a CDS encoding class I tRNA ligase family protein: MDRLVVISPAPTANGDLHLGHIAGPFLAADVCTRYARATGREALYGTGMHFTQNFIVTAAKRMGVAAEDLRERSAVQVRQTLAEMGIEVDGFGCIGDRFTELVYGFHRRLHELGLLELRTVRFPYLPSTGEYLMDAYVEGGCPSCLAEGCAGICESCGLPIAPGDLLDPRSTLHPDEPLEYRDADILVFPVERHRAELEAYFARTPMRPRMARLVETALARPLPDFPITQPTSWGIPAPFPEVAGQVISPHMEGMPWSMFTTALAAEQLAMPITADELWHEDSGTTVVYFLGLDATYPFAVVGTAMLAAVGGYVLPAQFVTNEFYELANEKFSTSRGHVVSGRELAAEVPRDLIRFHLCATSPEYQRTDFTRDALFRVCESRLTGPWNRVAAAVDKWVGCGPLPVSADARRMALRMVGLFADGYELPGFSLTAVASTLAGQLSRLDRLAAEVTPTTAGDLCHQVDVFLRCAAPILVDLAAGALSDTTLPGHVDVDAVTPEHLPRLASTAPIGMVG, translated from the coding sequence ATGGACCGCCTGGTGGTGATCTCGCCGGCCCCGACAGCCAACGGCGACTTGCACCTGGGCCACATCGCGGGTCCGTTCCTGGCCGCGGACGTGTGCACCCGATACGCTCGTGCGACCGGCAGGGAAGCCCTGTACGGCACCGGTATGCACTTCACCCAGAACTTCATCGTCACCGCGGCCAAGCGGATGGGCGTGGCCGCGGAGGACCTGCGGGAGCGCTCCGCCGTGCAGGTCCGGCAGACCTTGGCCGAGATGGGCATCGAAGTCGACGGTTTCGGCTGCATCGGCGACCGGTTCACCGAGCTGGTCTACGGATTCCACCGCCGCCTGCACGAGCTGGGCCTGCTGGAGCTGCGGACCGTGCGGTTCCCGTACCTGCCGAGCACCGGCGAGTACCTGATGGACGCCTACGTCGAGGGTGGCTGTCCGTCCTGTCTGGCCGAGGGGTGCGCCGGGATCTGCGAGAGCTGCGGACTGCCGATCGCCCCGGGGGACCTGCTCGACCCGCGGTCGACGCTGCACCCGGACGAGCCGTTGGAGTATCGCGACGCGGACATCCTCGTCTTCCCGGTCGAGCGGCACCGCGCGGAACTGGAGGCGTACTTCGCCCGTACCCCCATGCGCCCGCGCATGGCCCGACTCGTCGAGACCGCGCTGGCCCGGCCACTGCCGGACTTCCCGATCACGCAGCCGACGTCCTGGGGCATCCCCGCGCCCTTCCCGGAGGTGGCCGGGCAGGTGATCAGCCCGCACATGGAGGGCATGCCGTGGAGCATGTTCACCACCGCCCTGGCCGCCGAGCAGCTCGCGATGCCGATCACGGCCGACGAGCTGTGGCACGAGGACTCCGGCACCACCGTGGTGTACTTCCTCGGCTTGGACGCGACCTACCCGTTCGCGGTGGTGGGCACGGCGATGCTCGCCGCGGTCGGCGGCTACGTGCTGCCCGCGCAGTTCGTCACCAACGAGTTCTACGAGCTGGCCAACGAGAAGTTCTCCACCAGTCGCGGGCACGTCGTGTCCGGCCGCGAGCTCGCCGCCGAGGTCCCGCGCGACCTCATCCGCTTCCACCTCTGCGCGACCAGCCCCGAGTACCAGCGCACCGACTTCACCCGCGATGCCCTGTTCCGGGTGTGCGAGTCACGGCTGACAGGGCCGTGGAACCGGGTGGCGGCGGCCGTGGACAAGTGGGTCGGCTGCGGTCCGCTCCCGGTCTCCGCGGACGCCCGCCGGATGGCGCTGCGGATGGTCGGGCTGTTCGCCGACGGGTACGAGCTGCCGGGGTTCAGCCTGACCGCGGTGGCATCGACCCTCGCCGGGCAGCTGTCCAGGCTGGACCGGCTGGCCGCCGAGGTGACCCCGACGACCGCGGGCGACCTCTGCCACCAAGTGGACGTGTTCCTGCGGTGCGCGGCGCCGATCCTCGTCGATCTCGCCGCGGGAGCGCTGTCGGACACGACGCTGCCCGGACACGTGGACGTCGATGCGGTCACGCCCGAACACCTGCCCCGACTGGCGTCGACAGCGCCGATCGGGATGGTGGGCTGA
- a CDS encoding SidA/IucD/PvdA family monooxygenase — protein sequence MAETHVGLLAIGAGPANLALAVAIEESGSPELAEHTLLLEQSPEVKWQRDLLMPWARSQVSFLKDLVTLRNPRSKFSFLNFLHDQNRLDEFINLGTFHPFRWEVSDYLQWVAKSLEQVRIRYDSRVASIEPVRRPGGAIEGWTATLTDGDVIHCRDLVVGGGRDPYLPKVFADLPSDRIVHSAHYQRRIRQLPADAPLRAVVVGGAQSAAEMFMALHDNLPNSTRTMVVRSVGPQNYQTSKFVNELFYPSFVDRFYDSPPEVRRQLLDEMRLTNYAGAAPPFLENMYSMLYQQRGIGGQRSQVRTLTEVVGARVADDEVVLDLRDRTSGKVEPLHCDLVLLGTGFDQRMPAMVRDLVDQVGLSEISVSRCYRVDLGHSAWGAVYLQGVNEATHGIADSLISVLAHRSRDIVADLLARRGVREPEAV from the coding sequence GTGGCTGAAACGCACGTGGGGTTGCTCGCGATCGGGGCGGGACCGGCGAATCTGGCACTGGCCGTTGCCATTGAGGAATCCGGGAGCCCGGAGCTGGCCGAGCACACGTTGCTGCTGGAGCAGAGTCCGGAAGTCAAGTGGCAGCGCGATCTGCTGATGCCGTGGGCGCGCAGCCAGGTCTCCTTCCTCAAGGACCTGGTGACCTTGCGCAACCCTCGCAGCAAGTTCTCATTCCTCAACTTCCTGCACGACCAGAACCGGCTCGACGAGTTCATCAACCTGGGCACGTTCCACCCGTTCCGCTGGGAGGTCTCGGACTACCTGCAGTGGGTCGCGAAGTCGCTGGAGCAGGTCCGCATCCGGTACGACTCCAGGGTCGCGAGCATCGAGCCGGTGCGCAGGCCGGGCGGGGCGATCGAGGGTTGGACCGCCACCCTCACCGACGGTGACGTGATCCACTGCCGCGATCTGGTCGTCGGCGGCGGCCGGGACCCGTACCTGCCGAAGGTCTTCGCCGACCTGCCGTCGGACCGGATCGTCCACAGTGCACACTACCAGCGGCGGATTCGGCAACTGCCCGCGGACGCGCCGCTGCGGGCCGTTGTGGTGGGCGGGGCGCAGAGCGCGGCCGAGATGTTCATGGCGCTGCACGACAACCTGCCCAACAGCACCCGGACCATGGTCGTCCGGTCGGTGGGTCCGCAGAACTACCAGACCAGCAAGTTCGTCAACGAGCTGTTCTACCCGTCCTTCGTGGACCGCTTCTACGACAGCCCGCCGGAGGTCCGGCGGCAACTGCTGGACGAGATGCGCCTGACCAACTACGCCGGGGCGGCCCCGCCGTTCCTGGAGAACATGTACAGCATGCTCTACCAGCAGCGCGGCATCGGCGGGCAGCGGTCGCAGGTGCGGACCCTCACCGAAGTGGTGGGTGCCAGAGTCGCCGACGACGAGGTCGTGCTCGACCTGCGCGACCGCACCAGCGGCAAGGTGGAACCGCTGCACTGCGACCTGGTGCTGCTCGGCACCGGGTTCGACCAGCGGATGCCCGCAATGGTTCGCGACCTCGTCGACCAGGTGGGGCTGTCCGAGATCTCGGTCAGCCGCTGCTACCGGGTCGACCTGGGGCATTCCGCCTGGGGCGCGGTGTACCTGCAAGGCGTCAACGAGGCCACGCACGGCATCGCCGACTCGCTGATCAGCGTGCTGGCCCACCGCTCCCGCGACATCGTGGCCGATCTGCTCGCCCGCCGCGGCGTTCGCGAGCCGGAAGCCGTCTGA
- a CDS encoding thiopeptide maturation pyridine synthase: protein MTAWHCVHVYYYNPDKDGLILDAIRPLFAQLRSRVDALYLTPHWRQGPHLRLFAKTDPDTWAQVVRPQIDSLVGDYLAAHPSTTQPDVDRELAQHRLLARRERELGPLTPWFPDNSIHEEPPASRSHVLPNAETRELVNAFAADGAPVLFQMLERVRAAQDVKELLALELMLATSVTAMPPITASFASYRSHAEGFLHSCGDPAAVRVAFDAHYDTRREALVDRTRAVLATLDGTADTAPLARQWADLCREYGHRVAPLIQRGLVFPPPTNEGPAPTRAPMHELMFGNRAYREAVFENKDFLRYRFLLNCTYQQVNRLGLTPYERLRTCHAGANAVEEIHDISAIDLIRAFVERNPDR from the coding sequence TTGACCGCCTGGCACTGTGTGCACGTCTACTACTACAACCCGGACAAGGACGGGCTGATCCTCGACGCCATCCGACCCCTCTTCGCGCAACTGCGCTCCCGAGTGGACGCTCTCTACCTGACACCGCACTGGCGACAGGGACCGCATCTACGACTGTTCGCCAAGACCGACCCGGACACGTGGGCACAGGTGGTCCGCCCGCAGATCGACTCCCTTGTCGGTGACTACCTCGCGGCCCACCCCTCCACGACCCAACCCGACGTGGACCGTGAACTGGCTCAACACCGCCTTCTCGCCCGGCGCGAGCGCGAGCTCGGTCCGCTGACCCCGTGGTTCCCGGACAACTCGATCCACGAGGAGCCGCCCGCTTCCCGGTCGCACGTGCTCCCCAACGCCGAGACCCGAGAACTGGTGAACGCGTTCGCCGCCGACGGCGCACCCGTCTTGTTCCAGATGCTCGAACGGGTCCGCGCCGCGCAGGACGTCAAAGAACTGCTCGCGCTGGAGCTGATGCTGGCCACCTCGGTGACCGCGATGCCCCCGATCACCGCCAGCTTCGCGTCCTACCGCTCGCACGCCGAGGGGTTCCTGCACTCATGCGGTGATCCCGCCGCGGTCCGCGTCGCGTTCGACGCCCACTACGACACCCGGCGGGAGGCCCTGGTCGACCGGACGCGTGCGGTGCTCGCCACGCTGGACGGCACCGCGGACACCGCGCCGCTCGCCCGCCAGTGGGCCGACCTGTGCCGGGAGTACGGCCACCGGGTCGCGCCGCTCATCCAACGCGGCCTGGTCTTCCCTCCGCCGACCAACGAAGGCCCGGCCCCGACCCGTGCCCCGATGCACGAGCTGATGTTCGGCAACCGTGCCTACCGGGAGGCCGTCTTCGAGAACAAGGACTTCCTGCGCTACCGGTTCCTCCTCAACTGCACGTATCAGCAGGTGAACCGACTCGGTCTGACCCCGTACGAGCGGTTGCGCACCTGCCACGCGGGCGCGAACGCGGTGGAGGAGATCCATGACATCTCCGCGATCGACCTCATCCGCGCCTTCGTCGAACGCAACCCCGACCGGTGA
- a CDS encoding thiopeptide-type bacteriocin biosynthesis protein, translating into MAEPAGWVSAHVFHRGDQDLLITRALAPVCEELTRAGRVDSWFFLRYWEGGPHVRLRLHATAHADEVRASVARTCRRHLAAHPSPPDEWSQRRYEPLARRLANGERMSRWDRRLRPVDTVEFGTYRPEHHAYGDGAALAAVERHFTESSLVAMPLLTGGPQRRAAVALAMLTLAVAVCEPDPVRAGARLAALRAPQPPAFYRAHRDDLRAQARQLWLLASSAPASADPLAVWARSVNTLHAALTQARAEGGFAPADALSPFAGLAHALCPEDPAVPYVVLRCAHLLCNRLGVPAATESQLACLTARTLSELD; encoded by the coding sequence ATGGCTGAACCGGCCGGCTGGGTCAGCGCGCACGTCTTCCACCGCGGCGACCAGGACCTGCTCATCACTCGGGCACTGGCCCCCGTGTGCGAGGAACTGACCCGCGCCGGACGCGTCGACAGCTGGTTCTTCCTGCGCTACTGGGAGGGCGGGCCGCACGTTCGGCTGCGCCTGCACGCCACGGCGCACGCGGACGAGGTCCGGGCGAGCGTGGCGCGGACGTGCCGCCGTCACCTGGCCGCCCACCCGTCGCCGCCCGACGAGTGGTCCCAGCGCAGGTACGAGCCACTTGCCCGCCGGCTCGCAAACGGCGAGCGCATGTCGCGGTGGGACCGTCGGTTGCGACCGGTCGACACCGTGGAGTTCGGCACCTACCGGCCCGAGCACCACGCCTACGGCGACGGTGCGGCGTTGGCCGCAGTCGAGCGACACTTCACCGAGTCCAGCCTCGTCGCCATGCCGCTCCTGACCGGCGGCCCGCAACGACGGGCGGCGGTGGCGCTGGCCATGCTGACGCTGGCCGTCGCGGTGTGCGAACCCGACCCGGTCCGGGCGGGCGCCAGGCTCGCCGCGCTGCGAGCACCGCAACCGCCGGCGTTCTACCGGGCCCACCGGGACGATTTGCGCGCCCAAGCCCGGCAGCTGTGGCTGCTCGCGTCGTCCGCCCCTGCGTCGGCCGACCCGCTCGCGGTCTGGGCGCGTTCCGTCAACACCCTGCACGCGGCACTGACCCAGGCTCGGGCGGAGGGCGGATTCGCGCCCGCGGACGCGCTGTCGCCGTTCGCGGGCCTGGCCCACGCGCTGTGTCCCGAGGACCCGGCCGTGCCCTACGTCGTCCTGCGCTGCGCGCACCTGCTGTGCAACCGACTCGGCGTGCCCGCGGCCACCGAGTCACAGCTCGCCTGCCTCACCGCGCGAACGCTGTCCGAACTCGACTGA